In the Sarcophilus harrisii chromosome 1, mSarHar1.11, whole genome shotgun sequence genome, one interval contains:
- the ACTL7A gene encoding actin-like protein 7A → MAFTRTWAPQVATIGEGPAKRALLVKATEQFSKEPESFQVASLTEGPAKKALLINNKKKPEENALSTLVKEKPKRVKKTKAVVVDIGTGYCKCGYAGEPRPSHMISTTVGKPYMETAKTGDNRKETFIGHELLYPDIRLKLVNPLRHGIIVDWDSVQDIWEYLFLHEMKIPTEEHAVLVSDPPLGPYTNREKYAEMLFETFNTPAMHIAYQSRLSMYSYGKTSGLVVEVGHGVSYVVPIFEGYPLPSITGRLDYAGSDLTTYLMMLMNQSGKQFSEDQTNVVEDIKKKYCFMAPDPVQESSSVKDDAIIYQLPDGEEIILGKERFLCSEMFFKPSLIKSMQLGLHTQTMTCLNKCDVALKRDLMNNILLCGGTTMLNGFPARFQKELSKICPNDTPTVSVLPERDTSVWTGGSILASLQGFQSLWVQRSEYQEHGPFFLYRRCF, encoded by the coding sequence atggcATTCACAAGGACATGGGCTCCACAGGTAGCGACTATAGGGGAAGGTCCAGCAAAGAGAGCTCTACTTGTTAAAGCAACtgaacaattttcaaaggaaCCCGAATCTTTCCAGGTTGCCTCCTTGACAGAAGGTCCCGCAAAAAAGGCACTGCTTATCAACAACAAGAAGAAACCCGAAGAAAATGCCCTTTCTACATTAGTTAAGGAGAAACCcaaaagagtcaagaaaactaaAGCAGTGGTTGTTGACATCGGCACGGGCTACTGTAAATGTGGCTACGCTGGAGAGCCCAGGCCTAGTCATATGATTTCAACTACAGTAGGGAAACCTTACATGGAGACCGCCAAAACCGGAGATAAccgaaaagaaacatttattggtCACGAGCTCCTCTACCCCGATATCCGCCTTAAATTAGTCAATCCCCTGAGACATGGCATCATTGTGGACTGGGATTCGGTGCAGGATATCTGGGAATATCTTTTTCTGCACGAGATGAAGATCCCTACCGAGGAACATGCTGTTTTGGTGTCAGATCCTCCCCTAGGCCCGTATACCAACAGGGAGAAGTATGCAGAGATGCTCTTTGAAACCTTCAACACTCCAGCAATGCACATAGCCTATCAATCTCGACTGTCCATGTATTCTTATGGAAAGACATCAGGTCTGGTCGTAGAAGTTGGCCATGGTGTTTCCTACGTGGTCCCCATCTTTGAGGGGTATCCTTTGCCGAGCATCACAGGTAGGCTGGACTATGCTGGCTCTGACCTTACCACCTACCTGATGATGCTGATGAATCAATCTGgtaagcaattttcagaagacCAAACGAACGTTGTGgaagacatcaagaaaaaatacTGCTTTATGGCTCCTGATCCTGTCCAAGAGAGCTCCTCTGTGAAAGATGACGCAATTATCTACCAGCTTCCAGACGGAGAAGAGATTATTCTTGGCAAAGAACGTTTCCTGTGTTCTGAGATGTTCTTCAAGCCTTCCCTTATCAAATCCATGCAACTGGGCCTTCATACCCAGACCATGACCTGCCTCAACAAGTGTGACGTTGCCCTCAAAAGGGACCTCATGAACAACATTCTGTTGTGCGGGGGCACGACCATGTTGAACGGCTTTCCTGCCCGTTTTCAGAAGGAGCTGTCTAAGATATGCCCGAATGACACCCCCACAGTGAGTGTGTTACCTGAAAGGGACACTTCGGTGTGGACGGGGGGGTCCATCCTGGCCTCCCTCCAGGGATTTCAGTCCCTCTGGGTCCAGCGGTCAGAATACCAGGAACATGGGCCTTTCTTCTTATACAGGAGATGTTTCTGA
- the ACTL7B gene encoding actin-like protein 7B, whose protein sequence is MATRNTPSPRPMPVGTAQGDPGEASVLMNLDGKSIDNGTPTQMKLKPKKTRKVKALIIDLGSQYCKCGYAGEPRPTYFISSTVGKHFPETANSGDNRKETYVGHELLNTEVSLKLVNPLKHGIVVDWDCVQDIWEYIFHSAMKILPEEHAVLVSDPPLSPSSNREKYAELMFETFSIPAMHIASQSLLSIYSYGKTSGLVVESGHGVSHVVPISEGDIMPGLIGHVDYAGCDLTNYLMKLLNETGHKFNDEHLHIMEHIKKKCCYAASDPDEEFSLPLEDLRVDYELPDGKLITIGKERFLCSEMLFKPSLVGSGQQGLPSATAACLNKCEASFKEEMMANILLCGGCTMLDGFPDRFQRELSQLFPNDSPLVAAAPERKTSVWTGGSILASLQAFQQLWVSKEEYEERGNAAIYSKC, encoded by the coding sequence ATGGCAACGAGAAACACCCCTAGCCCAAGGCCCATGCCTGTAGGAACTGCCCAAGGTGATCCTGGGGAAGCCAGTGTATTAATGAATCTAGATGGGAAATCCATAGATAATGGGACACCAACACAGATGAAGTTGAAAcccaagaaaacaagaaaagtcaAAGCACTAATCATCGACCTTGGCTCCCAGTATTGTAAGTGTGGCTATGCAGGAGAGCCAAGGCCCACCTATTTCATTTCATCGACAGTCGGTAAGCACTTCCCAGAGACTGCCAACTCAGGAGACAATCGGAAAGAAACCTATGTCGGACATGAACTTTTGAACACAGAAGTATCCCTCAAGTTGGTCAACCCTCTCAAACACGGAATAGTGGTGGACTGGGACTGTGTGCAGGATATCTGGGAGTACATCTTTCATTCAGCCATGAAGATTCTCCCCGAGGAGCATGCTGTTCTCGTTTCTGACCCCCCGCTGAGTCCCAGCAGTAACCGGGAGAAGTACGCAGAACTCATGTTTGAGACTTTTAGCATCCCAGCCATGCACATCGCTTCCCAGTCCCTGCTGTCCATCTACTCCTATGGCAAGACCTCGGGACTGGTGGTGGAGAGTGGCCACGGCGTCTCCCATGTGGTGCCCATTTCAGAGGGGGACATCATGCCGGGTTTGATAGGCCATGTGGACTACGCTGGGTGCGACCTTACGAATTACCTAATGAAGCTACTGAATGAAACCGGGCACAAATTCAATGACGAACACCTACACATCATGGAACACATCAAGAAGAAGTGTTGTTATGCGGCGTCTGATCCGGATGAAGAGTTCAGCTTGCCCCTGGAAGACTTACGGGTAGACTACGAGCTCCCGGACGGAAAACTGATCACCATTGGCAAGGAAAGGTTCTTGTGCTCTGAGATGCTCTTCAAGCCTTCCCTAGTGGGCTCTGGCCAGCAGGGCCTGCCCTCCGCCACCGCCGCCTGTCTCAACAAATGCGAAGCCTCCTTTAAGGAGGAGATGATGGCCAACATACTCTTATGTGGGGGCTGCACTATGCTGGATGGCTTCCCAGACCGCTTCCAGAGGGAGCTGAGCCAGCTCTTTCCCAATGACAGTCCCCTCGTGGCGGCGGCCCCGGAGAGGAAGACTTCTGTATGGACCGGAGGCTCCATCCTGGCCTCCCTCCAAGCCTTCCAGCAGTTATGGGTCAGCAAAGAGGAATATGAAGAACGAGGGAATGCTGCTATCTACAGCAAATGCTAA